The sequence below is a genomic window from Ovis canadensis isolate MfBH-ARS-UI-01 breed Bighorn chromosome 1, ARS-UI_OviCan_v2, whole genome shotgun sequence.
ACAGCCCTCCCTGACACAGATCCGTATCTGAGGGTTCTCAAGCCGTGTGCTCACACAACCTCATGCCCTCCGAGGGCAGCTCCTAAATGTGTTTCTGTTCAAGGTGAGGTGACAGTGTTCTTGGAGCACACCCTCAGAAAGGCCAGGGACGGGGCACTGTGAGCCAGGCCAGGCAGATTCCCTCGGAGGGCCACTGAGGGCTCCTCCAGCACAACCCCTTCCAGGGAGCAGTGCCCCGAgcctgggagagggaaggagatgggggaggggaggagaggctcATGGGGCAGCGCTTGTGGTTGTACCGTGCATATGCCTACAGATCTTTCTCACTGTTACGTAATTGAggtattttttcccctccttatTTTAGATCTGGGTGCCATCTGCCCTGCTTTCCATGCATCACTAACTCCGGGCTGGAGGTTAGAGCTGACTTGGCCGCCTGGTTCTATCCCTCCCTTGGTGAGAGACATGGGGTAGtctgtttcctcatgtgtaaaatgagataataacCCCACCCTGCCTACCTCCCAGTGCTGCTGTGAGAAtcggaggaggggaggggctgagcTGGCTGTGCACGGGGCCTGGCACCACACAGATGGGCCTGCCTGTGCTCTGACAGCCCGGGCCTGGCTCTACCCAAGCTGAGGGAGCCTCTGCTTGCTCGCGTCCACACCTGCACCAGAAGAGCTCGGTACAAGTTTGCAGAGCCAGGCCCCACTTGAAATACAGGAAGTGAGCAGAGCGAGCAGGCCCGCTGCCCTGGGCAGCAGGGGCACTCCGAGCAGCTCATGGCAGGCAGGGCCAGGCCGGTCTGTCAGCTGCTTGCACAGCCCTTGGCCCTGGGTGGAATGTTAAGCACAGCCCGTGCTCCATAACAAGGTGCTGTCAGGAGCATCTTGCAGAAAGCCCTCACCCAGCCTCCAGCCATCAAGGGAGGGGCAGTTGAAGGCACGGGCCCCTGTCCCCACAGAGAGAGGTACTATTGCACCAAACCTTGGGTGCAGGCCAAGCCCAGCCAGCACCCTGCTCCCCAGGGCCAGGCTTTGTCTGCAGCTTCCCCTCCTCTTGCCTCAGGCCTCATTAAGGCCTGGGACCCAGTGCTACTACTGGCTCAAGGTTACACCATGGGATTGGGGTGCAGAACTCACCCACTCCCCTCCACCTCACACCCCTTGAGGAAGATCCAATGAGACAAGAATGCCTGGTTCCTGGCCCAGGGCCCTGTGTGGGTCCCTGCTGCTTGGGAGATGGGACTATACTCCGAGAGGACCAGGCCCAGAGCTTCGGGCCTGAACTGGAGACACATCCTCAAGCCTTACCAACTGAGCAAACCTTTCCAAGAAGAGGGTGCCAGAGACAGTGCTCCTATCCAAGGCAGCATCAGCAGATGTCATTAGTCCTAAGCAGCCCCAGACAGCAGGAGCTGGTGACAGCCCCACACCCCTACCCCCACAAGAAGGGGCAGCTCTGCTGACAAGCAGTGGGGGTCTAGGTACCAGGTGCCCCTGACCTGCCCGCCTAGTTCCCAGGCCCCTGGGGTCACAGGGTGAGGTGATGATGAACAGCACCTCTCAGGAGACTTCTGTGCTAGCCCTGGATCTGCTCAGACCCACTGTGATGCTGGGTgagtcacttcccctctctgggtctcTAATGTCATTTGTAAAAGGGGAACAGACATCTGTTCTGCCCACTTCAGCTGTCTCTTGTAAAGTATCAAAACTAGACCTGCCCCCAAGGAGGCACTCAGCCACCAAAAGGTGAATGGTAATTGTGAggttttaattcagttcagtcgctcaatcatgtctgactctgtgtgaccccatggactgcagcatgccaggcttccctgtccatcacgaactcccggagcatactcaaactcatgtccatcgagtcagtgacaccatccaagcatctcatcctctgccgtccccttctcctcctgtcttcaatctttcccagcatcagggtcttttccaatgagtcagttcttcacatcaggttttAATTAGTTTTGAGGTCATCTGGAGGGAAGTTGTTCTGGGTTTTTCAATCACTGGGGTAAAAATTAGAAATCAGGGTGGCCTGCAGGGCAGCCTAGCAGTTCTGACTTACTCCTGGAGGTCCCAGACGTAGACGTGGCTTCTCCAGTGTCCGGTTTACTACTGATCCTGACCCACAGAATGTGACCATCTCCCTTTCCTGCCAGTTCCCAGGCGTCCATGCACATGAACAACTGCTGCATAcatttttccttaataaaattAGGCATGGACACAAAATCTCCCAAGATATAAAAAATGAGATTCTGAAAAGCAAGTTTTGAAAGGCAATGGCCATCAAGTGTCCCTCCCAGGGTTTCTGAAGGGTTTCAgcctccctgcccacctgtcACCTACACAGGCCCTCTGGGCCTCACTCCGCACACAGTGAGCTGGGCAGGGCGTCCCTGATTGACAACACAGGGGACAAATCCCTAAGAGGTAAGCTGAATTCAATGGCTGTGAGACCCTctcttctttggctttgcctGAGCCCTGTGGCAGGTTCCAGCTGCCTAGGTTCTGCCTTCTTCTGGGACCAGACTCCATGTTTAATCCAGGAAACTACTAGAAGAGCAGGAACACTTTCTAAAGGGGCTTTGTGTCTTTGTGCCTGGAGTTCTTCCAAGGTGGGAAGCACTAGCCCTTTGAGACCTCAGGCTTTGGTGGAAGCTCCCAAATCGGGAGCTGAGGCCACTCCGGCTGTGAAGGAGGCAGGGCGCCCTCTAGCGGCAGGCCTGGCCCTTTCAGGGCGAGGCAGAAGGGCTCGTTTGATTTGCAGGGCTGGAACTCAGCCCTGTCTCAAGGTCTGCAGCTACCTAGAGAAGGGTGTTGCCTGGTTCCGGTCCAAACATGCAGGTTCTGGACAATTTCAGGGATACTATGAATTTAGCCTTCAAAGCCAAACCCAAGAAGTGATAACACAAACTACTTATCAGTGACCTGGCTTGATTAAAAATAAGGCCATAGCTGGAAGGAGAGCGGTCAATGAAGGCCACACTAGAGTGCATACAACAGGTGTGTGTGCAAGCACCACATGAGACAGGGAACCTGGACCCACCCAGGGGAGAAGATGCCACAGTGCACGTCCTATATATCACAGCTCCTGCCAAGGACGCCCCATCAGCATGCATCCCACCCTGGGCAGAACCAAGCGGATCCAAACCAGAAACAAACTACCCCTTAGCCATTGAGCACCTCCACACGTTTGTCCTAAAACAGGTTGGAGAAATCTCAAATGTAAATCTCCTGAATGTTGCCACCCCCTTCACTCAGCTCTGAATCTCCGGCTGCAGGCTGCACACAGCAACACCAAGGACATGCAAAGAGGTGCACGGTGGGCACGTGGTGTGCACGGCTGAGGCAAGGAGGGTGCAGAGCTCATTCCGGATCCTCCAGTGACTGGCCCCAGAGCCAGCCCGGAACATAAAACGTGAAGAGCCACCCCGGAACATAAAACGTGAAGAGCCACCCCGGAACATAAAACGTGAAGAGCTGCCCTGGAACATAACCCGTGAAACATTTCTACAGCAGTGGCAGAACACACACCTTGGAcctttatattttatagaaatcaATATAAGCAAAATTGACTTATAAGCAATAAAAGGGCAACTCACGTATCCTCTTTGGGCCAAAAATGCTTcatgtacaaaagaaaaaaatacccatTCTTTTAACTTATGAGGCTGGTTTAAGGCTCaaattagatatattttttcaACTGGTGTTTggctttaaaatataaaggatttgtattctattttataataaatctgtTGTTAACATAAAGATATCTACCTAAAATCTTTGTATAAAATCAACTCCAGAAAGACAGATGCACCATGTTTGCCCTGAGGTTTGGGGGCCCTGCCCACGACTCTGCACCCCAACTGAGAAGGCCTGAGCCATTCACTGGGTATGTAAATTGGGCTGGGCTACCTGCTCTAGTTAATGCTCAGACTGGTGGCGGGTCCTCCTGGGATGGGACTAATCCACCAGTGAGACAAGAGGTGATGGCAcaagcccctcccctgccctccctccatcctcctccCCCACACCCAGGGCCCCCCAGCAGAGGCCAGAGTGAAACTTGTCAGTGGATATAGATCCTGTCGGAGATGGCTCCGGGGAAGTGGGTCATGATCTGCATCCGCAGCCACCAgtagtagtccatggggtggtagcGAGTGTAGGGAGTGGCGGCAGTCAGGGCGTGGGTCACAGCCTTGATGACAGGGGAGGTGTCTGTGGAGCCGCTGGTGCAGTAGCTCTCCATCCTGGCGACCTTCTCATCGAAGTACTTCCTGCCGTAGTCCTGGCGCACCACCTCAGGTAGCTCCTCCCACATCTTGTTGGCGATGGCCTGGATGCGCTCAGTGCCGCCGTAGAGGCTGGTGGCGGCGATGAAGTTGCCGGGTTCCACCACGCTGACCTTCACTCCCAGCGGGTGCATCTCGTAGCGCAGGCAGTCAGAGAAAGCCTCCACCCCGAACTTGGTGATGCAGTACGGGGAGCGGGCCACGTTGGCCATGCGGCCCATCATGCTGCTGATGTTAACCACGCGGCCTGTAGAGGAAGACAGCAAACACCGGCTCAGGGGCCCCgcctgcagggggcctggggcctggcgcGTTTCCGGAGGCCTGCTTACAACCCGGCCTCTTGGCCCGAGACCCCTTTTGCAGCCTGCATggctggggctcagccttctgaACCACTCAGGGTCAGGCAGGTTTCTCGTTTATAGTGGAGGCCAGCTCAGGGCAGCATCAGCATCCCTGGTATTTCCTGGGTAGCCAGGTGGGCCCAGGCAGGatagggaaggagaaaagagaagtagGCTCTCAGAACAGGAGGGCACAACATAAAGGTCAACAGCTCTGTCTTGCCTGCCACGTTCTCCTATTGCCAGTAACTCCAAACTGTTATTACCTGGCCTGGCTCTGTTGCCAAGCAGGCAGAAGCATGGTTCCAAACATGCCTTCAGGTCTAAGACAATAACCTGAGCTGAGCCTCAGGCACTAGGGGAGAGGGAACCTGGAGAAGCTCTCCCACAGGCCCAGCCTGGGGGCACTAGGAGTTGACACAGCCTCTCCCTGCCCTGGAGCAGTAGGTGTAGAAGGAGCCCATCCAGCCTTCCCCGGAAGGCCAGGCAGACCACAGACCCCCTTGCCCTGGGTGTGCCCCCAGTAAGTCAAGGCACGGCCCCACCAAGGCACTATGGGGAGACACCTTCCAGAAACCTCCAACTTGGAAGTCGCTGAAACGTTGGCGTTTTCTTCAAAAACCCCACAGCTGCTCTTTGGGTCCCTCCTGCCACTGCTGGGTCACTGGGACGGAGGGTATGGATCTTCCCTTTTTTGCCATATTGTCTGCTACTCTAGGGAGAAAATGTGAGCCCGGGACTTCTTAGGTGGCTTGCTTACATTTGGCTACATAACATGGTTTGGgcattttgtctgttttgccaATTTCTAATCTTGATTATTATTTTCAACTACTACCACAATTGTCTCATTTTTAAACTATGGCATAGTAACCCATAGGATGGATCTACAAACATTTACTTAAGCACACCTCTGTCAGTACGTGATGTATACACAAAGCTCTGTGCACAAGGGTGGTTATTTGTCTAGATTAAGTTCTCAGACTAGGATTACTGCTATAATCTTTTAGCCTTTGGTGTAGAATGCTGACCTCTTACCTGCTCTACTGTCTGAAAACCACACATCCCTTTCCACCCCCTGCCCAGGGCACCCCCACTGGCCACCATCCACAGGCCCTGTGTCACCCCTGGGGATTATGGGCTCAGCCAGTGACGGTGGTGGGTAGTGGGTGCTCTGAGACCTGTTACCATTCTGAGCGAAGATGGAAAGGCAGAGCGGGTCCAGGGGGCAGGAAGTGGGTCCCCTTCCACCTTACCTTTTGCCCTCCGGATGAGGGGGAGGAAGGCTTTCGTCACCCGAACAGTGCCCCAGAGGTTCACTTCCGCCACCTCCTTGTAGGTCTCCATGCTGGTGAACTCCACGTCTCCAAACGTCGAGATGCCCGCATTGTTAACCAGGCCCCATAAGCCTGCACCGGAGGAGACAGAACTGGGTCACCGCAGGGCTCAGCCTCAGGCATCACCCAGCAGCCTGCAGCCCATCCTCCTATGCACTTTCATTCCTTTTCCCCATAACTTGGCAGCTTCTTGTCCAAGGCTCTCAAGACATGTTCTAGAGTCACCCAGGAATAACCAGAGATGGAGAGGTCT
It includes:
- the BDH1 gene encoding D-beta-hydroxybutyrate dehydrogenase, mitochondrial isoform X1, whose amino-acid sequence is MGAVPGAPGQRRRRGADRSPPWQRPPSGSAPRSPTAEPLSVGTPRQLRVEAAGVRAEPTRRSLTILPFVATMLTARLSRPLSQLPRKTLNFSDRENGTRGSLMFYSAPFVPAGHRTYAASVDPVGSKAVLITGCDSGFGFSLAKHLHSEGFLVFAGCLMKDKGSDGVKELDSMKSDRLRTVQLNVCKSEEVDKAAEVIRSSLEDPEKGLWGLVNNAGISTFGDVEFTSMETYKEVAEVNLWGTVRVTKAFLPLIRRAKGRVVNISSMMGRMANVARSPYCITKFGVEAFSDCLRYEMHPLGVKVSVVEPGNFIAATSLYGGTERIQAIANKMWEELPEVVRQDYGRKYFDEKVARMESYCTSGSTDTSPVIKAVTHALTAATPYTRYHPMDYYWWLRMQIMTHFPGAISDRIYIH
- the BDH1 gene encoding D-beta-hydroxybutyrate dehydrogenase, mitochondrial isoform X2, which translates into the protein MLTARLSRPLSQLPRKTLNFSDRENGTRGSLMFYSAPFVPAGHRTYAASVDPVGSKAVLITGCDSGFGFSLAKHLHSEGFLVFAGCLMKDKGSDGVKELDSMKSDRLRTVQLNVCKSEEVDKAAEVIRSSLEDPEKGLWGLVNNAGISTFGDVEFTSMETYKEVAEVNLWGTVRVTKAFLPLIRRAKGRVVNISSMMGRMANVARSPYCITKFGVEAFSDCLRYEMHPLGVKVSVVEPGNFIAATSLYGGTERIQAIANKMWEELPEVVRQDYGRKYFDEKVARMESYCTSGSTDTSPVIKAVTHALTAATPYTRYHPMDYYWWLRMQIMTHFPGAISDRIYIH